CAAATATTTCCCCTTCCTCAACTGAAAAGGACACATCGTTCACGGCTGTTATGTCTTTGTACTTCTTCACCAAATTTTCCACTTTTATGACCATGTTTTCCCCTCCTTAGCCGGTTTGAATCATTTCTATTTGATAAATCTGCTATTTTCACATTCCTTGATTTGTCAATTTTATTCTTTCAATTCTCAAATATGAAAGAAACCAAAATATGGCTATGAAAATCACCGCTACCCACCATGATTTGTCAAAGTTGGTCATTAGAATCTTATCCAATATTCCAGCAAATGTTTTGTTTTCTTTCGCAAATGAACCGGCAATTTTGCCGCCAATAAGCAATCCACCTATCGATACCGCCGGACCGATGAACAACCTTCCAGGAAAGAGCGTTGACACGAAAACCGCAAGTGAAACGAACCCAAGCGATTTAAGCAATTCTATTGAAACACCTTTTATCACGACTGAGGGAATTACATTGGTAGCTTTAGAAAGATGTTTAACACTTTCTGGAACTACGTTAAAGAGGTGCCAAGTTACAAAGAAGTCCCCCAGTCCCATGAAAAATGCGAAGAGAAAAAATTGAATCACGATGAACAATGTAAAAAGCGAAAATCTCCTCAAAAACCATTCTCTTTGACTCTTTCCGATGAGCACATGTGTCATGAGGGTTCCTTCCAAAATTTCTGTATTGAATGCAAGGTCTGAGAAAATGATTAGAAAAATAGCCGGAGCCAAGTTATTTGGCTGTGAGATGATGTTAAAAGCTGCACCAATAGCTCCCATTTTATATCCCATCCAATTTTTAAATTCTATCGCTGCGATTATTCCTAAAGCAAAGAAAAATGACTGTACGGCTATCCACGTTTTGTTCGTGAAAAAGGTTCTCACATGATCACCTTCATTTCGATCACACCATCTATCAAATCTTCGAATTGCTTCGGATTCGTTCCGGCAATTATTGCGCTCTTTCCGTTCTTTTTGTGCCATTCAAGTTTTGAGAAAAGCCATGCCTTTCTTTTCTCATCCAAGGCCAGTTCTGGCTCATCCAAAATCAAAAGTTCCGGTGAATTTATCAAAGATAAAACGAGCTTCGCAGTTTTTCTCATCCCATGCAATGACTTTTTGTATTTGGATAAAAAGTTCACGTCCGTTTCTCTTTCTAAACTTTGAAGATTGTTCATGATCTCTTCTTTGCTCAATCCTTTTTCTTTTGCGAACAAGACAACGTTGTCATGCAGTGACAAATCTTTGTACAATCCCATTCCATCCGCCACAACACCCACGTTTTTTAGAACGGATGGGAACTTGTGTGGCCCTCTTTCAAAGAACGTGATTTTTTCCAGAATTTGGTTTAAAAAGGCCACAGATAAGTTTCAAAAGGGTGCTCTTTCCAGAGCCGTTGTGTCCTTTTATGTAGAGAAATTCTCCCTTTGGAAGATTAAACGAAAGGTCCTCCACGATCTTAAAGTGCTTGTATCCAAAAGACATTTTTTCTATTGAAACAACACTTGTCAAGATTTCATCTCCAAGTTTTTAAAACGCCTGAACGCTTTAGATTCTTTTTCATGTTTTTTCAGAAAAAAGCGAGTTAAACTTTTCAGTTTCTTTTATCTCTTCGTACTTACCATTTGCCACGTTTTTCCCATTTTCAAGTAAGTAAATCCTATCCGCGGATTTTATGGAAGACATCCGATGTGAAACAAAAACAATGCTCGCTTTTGGAAATTCTTTTCGTATGTTCTCAACGATTTTTGATTCTATCTTTGAGTTCACTGTACTTAAAATCTCATCGATCAAAA
This genomic interval from Mesoaciditoga lauensis cd-1655R = DSM 25116 contains the following:
- a CDS encoding ATP-binding cassette domain-containing protein, with amino-acid sequence MTSVVSIEKMSFGYKHFKIVEDLSFNLPKGEFLYIKGHNGSGKSTLLKLICGLFKPNSGKNHVL